attcactgctacaagaAAGCCTGACATGGTTTCACTTGAATTATTGTTTTAACTCACACAGATAGAACACAAAGTATGCAGAAAGTAGCATTTAAACTACAAATATACTGcaagaaaataatttaaaaaaagcaaaagGTTTCGTTTATTCCCAGTTACGAGTAGCCGCAAACTGTAATGTCTTTTCAAAGCGACTTTGAAGGAAGTAAGGGATTTACACTCCTTTATGGCTATTGATAGGGAGTTCCACATGTTGGTGGTATAGCAGGCATACAAATTAGAACCTTTTTTTGGCGTGTAATCTGGGTTGAATGTGATTTGTACAACTACCTCTGGTGTTATAATGGTGAATATATTTTGAAGTATCTAGACAGGCACACGGGTATTTTAGTGGAATGGTGTATCTTCTACACCAGACCAACTGCAagaagatgtaccgtatttttcggagtataagtcgcaccggagtataagtcgcacctgccgaaaatgcataataaagaaggaaaaaaacatatataaatcgcactggagcccggccaaactatgaaaaaaactgcgacttatagtccgaaaaatacggtactctgtcgGCTACCAAGAGCCTCCCCACGTTAAGGAAATGGTTGGCGGAAAGGTGAGCCCGAGATGGACGGTTGAGTAGAAGcccaatcattttgttttggctgtctggagtttgtttttcaGGGCTTTTAAGGCGTCACGGTACCAAACATGAACTCCGTAGTCAAAGTGGGGTTAAATGAGAGCTCGTGTTAGAGTCTTAAGTGTGTTTCTACCCACCAGCGGCTTGATCCTACTATGTAAGAACATAATTCGTTGATTGATTCTTTGACTACCTTGGTAGTCATTTTTTCACTGTAGAGATTAGTCTGTACGATGCAGCCAAGATAGGAaatctcatttttgtttgttatagTATTGTCACCCACTTTCACTGTGAAGttggatggcgtggcgcagtggtagagtggccgtgcgcaacccgagggtccctggttcaatccccacctagtaccaacctcgtcatgtccgttgtgtcctgagcaagacacttcacccttgctcctgatggctactggttagcgccttgcatggcagctcccgccatcagtgtgtgaatgtgtgtgtgaatgggtaaatgtggaagtagtgtcaaagcgctttgagtaccttgaaggtagaaaagcgctatacaagtacaacccatttatcatttacttttCTGAGGTTAGGAATTGACCCAAAAACCTGTGTACTTGCAAATAACTTAATTTGGCAGTTTTTCATTGAAAGCCTCGCTAGTGTAGGTCTTGAGGATTCTACCTTCGTTTGTTTTGTAGCCATCAGCCTCGGTTCTATGTTCTTTACGGGTACAGAAAATCATGGAATGATCACTTAAGTAGTTCTGTCACAATCCGGGGGTCGCAGCTCGCTGCGCGGGtgttcttccaatgcaaagacggctccggacgacagcgtgaaggtaggcttggatttattagacataaataatccaaactaccacaaacgcaaacaatacaacaaaaaaggcaagcgtgcctaaaacataaGTGAAGCTACTACtgagcagaagctatggcatggacaaggaaacaacttacttggcatgAACGAGACGTAACCAGTATGACATAAGcacaatgcaggcagaacgagtgaggAACAAAGgtcggcttaaataacagtggcatgattggtgacaggtgtgtgtgagtccaaacgtggaacaggtgaaactaattggtaaccatggaaacaaaacaaactcaaacaaggaagtgaaaccaggaactaaggaagtccaaaactaacagcataactaaacaaaacatgatccggaccacggatcatgacaaggtCCACTTGTGGTGATCTTAAATTGGTCAGGAGTAACAACGAGGTCTATGATggtttaaaaggactcactcaccctggtagtttgcttaatgagctaagtgaggcaatgttggtggcacagcttagtgaaggttttaaaaatgggtacatctgtgttccagtccccaagaagatgtaaacctgtatcatgtttacacaaaactcacacagtcactaaatacattttatactgtAACCAAATCTAATTTAAGTTGTTATTTTCCTTCCTGATTCTGACCTACATGCATCAATAAGtgaaagtaaatatttattttcaataaccaaagtagtcaacacttgatttattcaaagaacataaaggtgactgactttccttcagcgtgtcgtagatggtctccaGTTCCTAAAAaggaattgttgatggagatactccataaaacaccacatagtaaaacatgttttggtaaaagttccttttggcccagccaacaaaatgaccacaaCAAAGTATTTTGcatgatgacaaaaacatactatttaagtgattttggaattttagattttttttatttccatgatattgAAGTTATGGTAATGACTATGTCATTACAAGATcatggttaagtttagagataaagtttaggtgtcatagaccgtatacagaataaaatatttacacactttacatcagtgagtgtaaagttaagaatgcctcaatcaatgctgcctcgtacttataaaaaacttttcaaattgccccccatcaaatttccaagtcggTTTTTGTACTCACTGTACCACTTTTGAATTCATTTTCGGAAAAGAGGAGgtatttcccgtgtttttattggttgtttttttatacacgcttttaacacaacacacaaaacaacacataaaatatcattgtgttaacagtgtcagttcaaaactatttctattctctctttatcttatttacttatttacccaacagacatccagcagccccctcacattaaagaggaagatgacgatccacagcccccccacattaaagaggaaaaggaggaagtgtggatcactcaggaggaagagtgtcttctagggcaggaggaggctgatctcagcaagtttccactgaccgttgtctctgtgaagactgaagagcatgaagacaaaccacctgagtcctcacagcttcatcacagtccaagtaagcacatatcattttattctcagggcattcaatccatcacaactggactgttcactttgtcttagaagacgtttgtcctctcatccaagtaggcttcatcacttcatgctcatagacttaaagtcttaaatctaatcatttgaatttagaggggaactgcactttttggggatttttttctaTCGTtcccaatcattataaaagacatgaagatggatatatatttttttaaatcacattctaactcataaatgtaaataaaagtccacttgcaattaagccaatgggaggtcctctacaaccatccaaaacccgccaacaatactccattttgtggcttgaatagcaagcaagtattagtgatattgttattataagtgctaacgcagacaaactatttatagcttgtgtgcctatgttgacatcaccggctggtgagctccttcctcgcctcggtgctggtgaaagattattctcgatcatgaatcgtgcctctcacctggatagtagaaggatgaggacgtactctgacaagttggtaccgtTTGACAGCTAATTTAGACCCGGCAATGGCGAACGACACGAAAATACGCTTGACTTTACCCCCCTCTTCCGTGCGACTATTATGAatcattctttatctaaacgggaatataacaagattctatcagtctgcgtcatagtgacagcagaccttgtacagtaagtgatgttttattatgtttgtaggctctcaggaagtctgcagtgtgtaatattcagtgatgttaaaaaaaactacgttgtgatgcattttttaaattaatgcgctaatgaacaaaaatatgtaaatattacatatttttaaaaatatacctGTTACTAAATGACATATATACCTACTGCATGTACATAAAACCTTAATTTTGGTGTTTGGATGCTTTTTAAGTTCTTTGTAGGCAGAATAGTGCGACTCTAATAGcctctattgtaagcagacttttgatcgcatttatttattatttagaatgcataaaaaagaaaaatgtgttcttgataggcaaaataaatttaaaaagtgCGGTTTccttttaagtgaagtgaagtatatttatttagcgcttttttctagtgactcagagcgctttacatagtgaaacccattatctaagttacatttaaaccagtgtgggtggcactgggagcaggtgggtaaagtaccttgcctaaggacacaacagcagtgactaggatcgaacctggaattgtcgagttgctggcacggccgctctagcaaccgagccacgccggccTTAGAATGTATTAAATTCTATCAAAATATCGTAAAAGTTGTAAATACATCCTAGAAATGTCTCAATAATTCCAtgaacaatattttttatttaggaaCTTTCTAATGTAAcgtgtttctatctacacttctgttaaaatgtaataatcacttattcttctcttttgttaaaatgtaataagcacttgttctgttgtttgatactttagttttggctgatactacaaatgtaggtatcaatctagtaccaagtaattacaggggcagtatcggtCATACCAATGTTGGTACAGATATTTAAAATGTTCATTATAATTGAATGATTCAATTTTTGTTGGCAatcataatcagacaaaaacacaggatggtggtgtTAGAATATTAATTGAATGTTTAAATATGGCTCTGAATTAAATCATTTGGTTTATGCCCTTAAAGTTTTCCTTTTTTACTGagtttgcaaacaataacaaaatcaacaaaatatatataatacaaaatatcgATCAAACCACTGTATCGACCTtataggttaaagttaaagtaccaatgattgtcacacacacactaggtgtggcgaattattctctgcatttgacccatcacccttgatcaccccctgggaggtgaagggagcaatgagcagcggcggtggccgcccccgggaatcaatataatgatattatacttggtgttgttactgTCGATTTTTTTTATCATCGGTCCACATTTGTTTAAATTCAAGAGCTTTAGCAGGGTTTCTGTGgatcattaaaaagcattaaaagtcattaaatggacTTTGCCTAAATGAAGGCTTTAAATggtattaaaaagcattaaatacgaTATCCAGAGGCAttcaaatattaattaatattaattaaataattattgcCGTCATCAATAAATTGCTGTGTCCGTGTGTTTCCTACATGGTCTGTGGATTTTAAACTGGactaagaggtctcactctgtgcatcgctctcagcacatgAGCGTGTTTATTTGACAGTACACTTACATGAACAAAgtgagcctcttgtcagtcattcacaatctttgttgcGGCTACTTGCAGTTCTCCTCCTCACATTTTCCTGTGTGCCATAGTGCTAGCGACACTCGCTTCCTTGTTGTAGATGGAACTAGTCATTTTAATACAAAGCTGAAGTACAGGCCCCCGTATAGCTGCCCAGGATATGCCTGTTATATGATTCTTTAATTTTGGGCCTTTTAGAATCAGCATGTCTTCGTCCATTTGTGTCAAGGAGGTGAAATtaggtctgaaaacctttgacaagttgacttcatgtccatTAGGACTTTTCAAAATGTAGAATACCATCCGCCTTAAAcacaatattctactttgaaagtaaactgaatcatttattttgtgctttcgcatgacttcctgtcccacaCCAGCAGATTTTAGCTCAATTGAACCGCCTTGTTGTGTCGACCACTAAATATAGAAGGCAAGCGGTGGAacattgacttgaaaacaaaaaacgGAACGAGTCTGTCGCCGTGGCGCCGCTGTtccacatccagtggaaatccccggttacacttacaaacattgcttggcgagataaatgaagaaaccatacttgGGGTTCAAGGCACtgagccagtggttcttaacctgggttcgatcgaaccctagggattcggtgagtcagcctcaggggttcggcggagcctctgccgcggaggttAAGACACTCCCAACTCATcgtgaaaataaaaacttctccctatcggcatattatgggtacccccaaacaatgttccctctaatttccatCTGATTTTCAGGTGtcttaatttgttgtgagttcatgcagtgtgttggttttgttctttgaacaaggtgatgctcatgcacggtatattttgtgcaccagtaaaaaaaacatataactttgtcttgagtttggaaattttttttttaaatttttcactaaagaagggttcggtgaatgtgcatatgaaactggtggggtccggtacctccaacaatttaagaaccactgcactaatcaAAAGGAAATACACTTTCTACCCACAGCACTCGCAGTGACCGAACTCGACcacaagatggtgccatagcagaGACAACAATACAGAATACATATTTACACTGTAAACAACCTAAccttttctccaagtttatacatCAGTAATTGACATTAAAatcacagggggcgctggagcctatcccagctgcactgagGCAGAAGGGAATTTATCGCAATATGGATTTTAGGCCATATAGCCCATCCCTTGTAAAAAATAGTCTTCttttcctgtgaataatgttgtaaagagcagtgtgtttgttttcaagCCAATTCATATAAtaacttgttattttaagtaCATGTAAACTCATGTGACTGATCAAATCTGGACATTTCTCAAGaatgtttgtcattttgtgtcctacagacgtctgtgaagaacaacttctgcctgaaaaacaggagTGTAGCTTCAGGATGGTGAAGGAGGATCCATCAAAGAGGAAGACCAGGCGCCACAGACCCTCTGGTGTCTCTttttcctctttgacacagacccttccctgtaaaaaggaagaggaagactcactgaccccccactttaaagaggaagaggaggaacacagcatcagtcaggagggagatcatcttgaaggactggtggagttcccagtgatTAGTGTCATTGTGAagggtgaagatgatgaggtcaaaggtgaaagtgaggagaaaagcagcagctcaacacaacacatgacaacagaagctgatggagaccactgtggaggatcacaagcagacaagctcttagctccactatcagatagtgaggacacaacgtcacactctcctgacactgatgatgaagactctaaagatgataagacatgtcacactgacaacactcacttcaaatgttctcactgtgacaaaaccttcAAATACCATTGTTATCTGAAAACACACATAAGaagacacaccggagaaaaaccttttacctgctcagtgtgtggtaaaggttttgtacttAGTCATAATTTGAAATTACATATGAgaatacacacaggagaaaaaccttgtatctgttcaatctgtggtaaaggcttTGTACTTAATCAAAATTTGAAATTACATATGAgaatacacaccggagaaaaaacttttatctgttcaatatgtggtaaaggttttacacaaagtcagagtttgaaaaaacacatgatattacacactggagaaaaatctTTTATGTGTTtgatctgtggtaaaggttttgtagaaagtcgcaatttgaaagtacacatgagaacgcacactggtgaaaaaccttttatctgttcaatctgtggtaaaggttttacaaaaagtcagaatttgaaaagacacacaagaacacacactggtgaaaaatcacattcctgttcaatctgcaacAGAAGCTTTTGTGACCGACCAAACCTTGTAAGACACATGAaaagacacacaggagagaaagtgttgagttgcagtgtgtgtggtgaaagattctcttacaagtaccagtgtaagaaacacaagtgtgctggtgagaacagcagcagcaaatgaaactgcaggactggaaataaactgtcaagactttaattttgactttctagcaacatcagcacatacaacatgtgtgacattgttgtttgtgtcaCAATCTTTTTAATATGTTTCTACATTTATAGATGAGATATTTTACATTGGTGCTTTTTTCAGTCAAGTACGGTAcatgcattaaaggcctactgaaatgcgattttcttatttaaacggggatagcaggtccattctatgtgtcatacttgatcatttcgcgatattgccatatttttgctgaaaggatttagtagagaacatcgacgataaagttcacaacttttggtcgctgataaaaaagccttgcctgtaccggaagtagcagacgatatgcgagtgacatcacaggttgtggagctcctcacatctgcacattgtttacaatcatggccaccagcagcgagagccattcggattgaaaaagcgacgatttccccattaatttgagcgaggatgaaagatttgtggatgaggaaagtgagagtgaaggactagagggcagtgggagcgattcagatagcgtcacgcacgtacgggcaagcgatcaaatgtttggaagccgcagctgcgtgtgtactcacggtaccgcgtctgcgcatccaactcaaagtcctcctggtaagattctctgctgtcccagttctccacaggcccatGGAAAggttgactgtcatcttctgggaatgtaaacaatgaaacaccggctgtgttatccggcacaacaccgggtggcgacatgcaacaacacttttcggggctaccacgcatgctcgtcactcctgttgcatgctgggtagtgtagttgttaaattcctagctcataacatcacatctttccccctataaagaaataatgttaactctataaagtgtttttcttttttttagctttaacttttaatttttttagcattgtaaccacatttgcaaacaacttttctcttcttagaattttctttcaataaagaaatgaagtgcaaaaatgtcaaagcatcataacaaacagttatgtcaaacagcagcagaagtgcactttttggagagctgtattattttcagttttgtgcccaagggactgattttatttaacactatattattatttatacacctatagtgatcacagagacaggttgtttttgtgatactgtatatatttgtttttctgaaaaatcccacttaatatactttgggtaacaacagtcaatatttatttcaatttttttaatttattagattacatttttttcctacataataaaaatgaacttttgttaaaccaaatattgttgttttttttcatatacaacaacctatctggactctataagagaatcgataagaaatcggttcgataagaggattcgataataggctcgaactcgatcatttcttatcaaacatcatccctaattatatcaaactgatgtttgattttgattggacgtgtcattgtgaaaatgccTAAACGAAAATgaaaaaagtatgttggagttggggtgtcggtggagggaacagtgataaattaatctaaaataattgttttaaaaaaggttggaagataaatataagaataatattcttccatctgctcctttctgatcatggaaatgtataagaaacaaaaaaacaatgaaagtgtgaactgtacgtggcttgtatatatgcatgttcatgaaaggaatacaagacatgatgataatgatgatgatgatgtactaTTAGAACATCCCACAACTGCACAAATTGTCTTCGACATATTGAAAAATATACACGACGAGGAATAAACAATCATTCAGAAATATATCTACTACTATTAATAGTAAATAGTAAACACAAACCACGAACTGACGAAGTTTACTAAAAAAGTATGGAGTCGCTTGGCTTTGTTTATCCCTCACGAACTTTGACCTAGATAAATTGGACATGCGCATAAGCCACCTTGGAAGTGGTCCATTGAAAGATTGATAGCGCGACTGTAGAATGTAGTATGGACCATAGGACAGGACGAAGACCTCCTGTACTGTAGAATGTAGTATGGACCATAGGACAGGACGAAGAAGTCCCGTTAAGAAGCTGTGGAGGCCTAAGATGCTCTACTAGTCTGCTGGAAATCCAAAGAAGAACGATGACAAAGCAAAATGGCGTTTGACAGAGAAGGCCTAAACGTGGCCATTATTGTTTCTCTATTTGTATTTAGTGCATACATGTACGCATATATGTCGTGTAGTAGATGAAACATTGTTAGTCATTGTTTGTatccggatacattagtctgagcgcactttatcAAGTCttgtgctagttagcttagcttgctagttagcttagcttgttagctgctaacaaagacgcggacgttatcaacacatcgctaagtagagatcaaatgtgagcgtaaagtgttgtgattgtgtgaaaatgtgcgaaaggacgatagcaaagtatgaggaggaactttgtccaacaaaagaggagaaggagcgacaacatcaactactggacgctgttttcaagaaacatcaagttgtgttacacagaacaggtttgttgacttcttactctcacatctttactaactttatatttcattaatAACACTTTTCTTCAGTAGATGGTCAATATGAAGATGGTTTGTCTTGTGGGGATGATGCAATATATTTAGAAGTATCTAGACAGGTACATGAGTATTTTAGTGGTATGGTGTATCTTGTACACCAGACTAACTGCAAGAAGATGTACTCTGTCGGCTACCAAAAGCCTCCCCacgttaaaagcctactgaaagccactactaccgaccacgcagtctgatagtttatatatcaatgatgaaatcttaacattgcaacacatgccaatacggccggcttagtttactaaagtgcaattttaaatttcgcgcgaaatatcctgctgaaaacgtctcggtatgatgacgtaagcgcgtgacgtcacggattgtagaggacattttgggacagcatggtggccagctattaagtcgtctgttttcatcgcaaaattccacagtattctggacatctgtgttggtgaatcttttgcaatttgttcaatgaacaatggagacagcaaagaagaaagctgtaggtgggaagcggtgtattgcggccgacttcagcaacacaaacacggccggtgtttcattgtttacattcccgaaagatgacagtcaagctttaccattggcctgtggagaactgggacaacagagactcttaccaggagggctTTGACTTGGATGCGcatacgcggtaccgtgagtacgcatgcagctgcggctttcaaacatttgatcgcttgcccgtacgtgcgtgccgctatgtgcatgtcacgtacgtaactttggggactttggggaaatatatttgctgtatgaactttggggaggtggacggtactttgggctgtgggattgagtgtgttgtgcaggtgtttgagttgtattggcgggttatatgaacgggaggggggaggtgtttgttatgcgggattaatttgtggcatattaaatataagcctggttgtgttgtggctaatagagtatatatatgtcttgtgtttatttactgttttagtcattcccagctgaatatcaggtcccacccgcctctcacagcatcttccctatctgaatcgctcccactgccctctagtctttcactctcactttcctcatccacaaatctttcatcctcgctcaaattaatggggaaatcgtcgctttctcggtccgaatagctctcgctgctggtggccatgattgtaaacaatgcagatgtgaggagctccacaacctgtgacgtcacgctactcgtctgctacttccggtacagtcaaggcttttttatcagcgaccaaaagttacaaactttatcgtcgatgttctctactaaatcctttcagcaaaaatatggcaatatcgtgaaatgatcaagtatgacacatagaatggacctgctatccccctttaaataagaaaatcgcatttcagtaggcctttaaggaaatGGTTGGCGGAAAGGTGAGCCCGAGATGGACGGTTAAGTAGAATCCCAATCATTTTGTTTTGAGCtgtctggagtttgtttttcaGGGCTTTTAAGGCGTCACGGTACTAAACATGAACTCTGTAGTCAAAGTGGGGTTAAATGAGCGCTTGTGTTAGAGTCTTAAGTGTAAGGGGTGATCCTACTATataagaactagggttgtacggtatacaaccgtatatatatatatagtactgcAATTCGaatgaattatattcggtactataccgcctctaaaaagtagtacttctatgattacatcaatattttttggattcacaacatcttctttcgttttttaaacatttatattatgtttataaactcaggaaatatgtccccggacacatgaggactttgaatatgaccaatgtatgatcctgtaacgacttggtatcagattgatactcaaatttgtggtatcatccaaaactaatgtaaagtatctaaacaacagaagaataagtgattattacattttaacataagtgtagatagcacatgttaaaacagaaaataa
The sequence above is drawn from the Nerophis lumbriciformis linkage group LG33, RoL_Nlum_v2.1, whole genome shotgun sequence genome and encodes:
- the LOC140677501 gene encoding uncharacterized protein isoform X1, which translates into the protein MCERTIAKYEEELCPTKEEKERQHQLLDAVFKKHQVVLHRTDIQQPPHIKEEDDDPQPPHIKEEKEEVWITQEEECLLGQEEADLSKFPLTVVSVKTEEHEDKPPESSQLHHSPNVCEEQLLPEKQECSFRMVKEDPSKRKTRRHRPSGVSFSSLTQTLPCKKEEEDSLTPHFKEEEEEHSISQEGDHLEGLVEFPVISVIVKGEDDEVKGESEEKSSSSTQHMTTEADGDHCGGSQADKLLAPLSDSEDTTSHSPDTDDEDSKDDKTCHTDNTHFKCSHCDKTFKYHCYLKTHIRRHTGEKPFTCSVCGKGFVLSHNLKLHMRIHTGEKPCICSICGKGFVLNQNLKLHMRIHTGEKTFICSICGKGFTQSQSLKKHMILHTGEKSFMCLICGKGFVESRNLKVHMRTHTGEKPFICSICGKGFTKSQNLKRHTRTHTGEKSHSCSICNRSFCDRPNLVRHMKRHTGEKVLSCSVCGERFSYKYQCKKHKCAGENSSSK
- the LOC140677501 gene encoding uncharacterized protein isoform X2; this translates as MCERTIAKYEEELCPTKEEKERQHQLLDAVFKKHQVVLHRTDVCEEQLLPEKQECSFRMVKEDPSKRKTRRHRPSGVSFSSLTQTLPCKKEEEDSLTPHFKEEEEEHSISQEGDHLEGLVEFPVISVIVKGEDDEVKGESEEKSSSSTQHMTTEADGDHCGGSQADKLLAPLSDSEDTTSHSPDTDDEDSKDDKTCHTDNTHFKCSHCDKTFKYHCYLKTHIRRHTGEKPFTCSVCGKGFVLSHNLKLHMRIHTGEKPCICSICGKGFVLNQNLKLHMRIHTGEKTFICSICGKGFTQSQSLKKHMILHTGEKSFMCLICGKGFVESRNLKVHMRTHTGEKPFICSICGKGFTKSQNLKRHTRTHTGEKSHSCSICNRSFCDRPNLVRHMKRHTGEKVLSCSVCGERFSYKYQCKKHKCAGENSSSK